In a single window of the Candidatus Methylomirabilota bacterium genome:
- a CDS encoding ABC transporter ATP-binding protein: MSLLRVRGVTKRFGGVVANRDISFEVAPGELVGVIGPNGAGKSTLFEVITGFERPDAGDAEFEGHRLTGLSPDRVCRLGVARTFQKLRPFHGLTVLENVLAGALTRTRDVREARRQAAGLLERVGLLDKAGAFARTLSTGQRKRLELARALATRPRLLLLDEVTGGVDQGSIPGLVRLIQDLHRSGLTLLVIEHNMRVITAMAQRILALYLGELIADGPTDQVTRDRRVVEAYLGQAYA; this comes from the coding sequence ATGAGCCTCCTGCGCGTCCGCGGGGTCACCAAGCGGTTTGGCGGCGTGGTGGCCAATCGCGACATCTCCTTCGAGGTCGCGCCGGGCGAGCTCGTCGGCGTGATCGGCCCGAACGGGGCGGGGAAGTCGACGCTGTTCGAGGTCATCACGGGATTCGAGCGGCCGGACGCGGGCGACGCCGAGTTCGAGGGGCACCGCCTGACCGGCCTCAGCCCCGACCGCGTGTGTCGGCTCGGCGTCGCCCGGACGTTCCAGAAGCTGCGCCCGTTCCACGGCCTGACGGTGCTCGAGAACGTGCTGGCCGGCGCGCTGACGCGCACGCGCGACGTCCGGGAGGCCCGGCGGCAGGCGGCCGGGCTCCTGGAGCGCGTGGGGCTCCTCGACAAGGCCGGCGCGTTCGCGCGGACCCTGTCGACCGGTCAGCGGAAGCGCCTGGAGCTGGCCCGCGCCCTCGCGACCCGGCCGCGGCTCCTCCTGCTCGACGAGGTCACCGGCGGCGTGGACCAGGGGAGCATCCCGGGACTGGTGCGCCTGATCCAGGACCTCCACCGGTCGGGGCTCACGCTCCTCGTGATCGAGCACAACATGCGCGTGATCACCGCGATGGCCCAGCGCATCCTGGCGCTCTACCTGGGCGAGCTCATCGCCGACGGGCCGACCGACCAGGTGACGCGGGACCGCCGCGTCGTCGAAGCCTACCTCGGTCAGGCCTATGCGTGA
- a CDS encoding branched-chain amino acid ABC transporter permease produces the protein MRRHRVALTVFGAAALAPLVIRDAYLLDSLVLILLWGALSAAWNVAGGYAGQVSLGHSAFFGLGAYSAALLGTRWGLSPWIGLLVGVLLSTAAGLALGYLANRLRGPYFALATIAFSQVLLIVASRWRGFTQGSEGIPVPFRPGLWTLGFADKTVWVYLVLVVATGLYLVQSYLERSRRGYQLAAVREDEDAAQAIGIPSRRLKVVAVAASAALTAVCGTLWAQYVGFVDPFYVFSVDLSVRFALGAIIGGLATAAGPFLGAFLITTLETYLRAAFGGVGAGLVGIYLIIYGCALIIVVRFVPQGLAGWLGALAARRS, from the coding sequence ATGCGGCGGCACCGGGTCGCGCTTACCGTGTTCGGAGCGGCCGCGCTCGCGCCGCTGGTCATCCGCGACGCCTACCTTCTCGACAGCCTGGTCCTGATCCTGCTCTGGGGGGCGCTCTCGGCCGCCTGGAACGTGGCGGGCGGCTACGCCGGCCAGGTATCGCTCGGCCACTCGGCGTTCTTCGGCCTCGGGGCCTACTCGGCCGCGCTGCTCGGCACGCGCTGGGGCCTTTCGCCGTGGATCGGCCTCCTCGTGGGCGTGCTCCTCTCGACGGCGGCCGGGCTCGCCCTCGGTTACCTGGCCAACCGCCTGCGCGGCCCCTACTTCGCGCTGGCCACCATCGCGTTCTCGCAAGTGCTCCTGATCGTCGCCAGCCGCTGGCGGGGCTTCACCCAGGGCTCCGAGGGCATCCCTGTCCCGTTCCGCCCCGGTCTCTGGACCCTGGGCTTCGCCGACAAGACCGTCTGGGTCTACCTCGTCCTCGTCGTGGCGACCGGCCTGTACCTCGTCCAGAGCTACCTGGAGCGCTCGCGCCGCGGCTACCAGCTCGCCGCGGTGCGCGAGGACGAGGACGCAGCCCAGGCCATCGGCATCCCGAGCCGCCGCCTGAAAGTCGTCGCCGTCGCGGCCAGCGCTGCCCTCACCGCGGTGTGCGGGACGCTCTGGGCCCAGTACGTGGGCTTCGTGGACCCGTTCTACGTCTTCTCGGTGGACCTCTCGGTGCGCTTCGCGCTGGGGGCGATCATCGGCGGCCTCGCCACCGCGGCGGGGCCGTTCCTGGGGGCGTTCCTCATCACCACGCTCGAGACCTACCTGCGGGCGGCGTTCGGGGGCGTCGGAGCCGGCCTGGTCGGGATCTACCTCATCATCTACGGCTGCGCGCTCATCATCGTGGTGCGGTTCGTCCCTCAAGGCCTCGCCGGCTGGCTGGGGGCGCTCGCCGCCCGGCGGTCATGA
- a CDS encoding branched-chain amino acid ABC transporter permease: MRDLAQLLTSTILLGGIYALIAVGLTLIFGVMRVVNFAHGEFLMLGMYLTFWTFTLLALDPYVALVAALPVLGLVGWVTYRLVMRGVIHTSHNVQIFTTVGLSIALQNAALVLWTGDFRFVRAGHYAAVLRLGDAAFNVGQVVAFAVAAILTATLFAFMKWSYTGRVMRATAQDREAAAVMGIDTDRVYGATWTIGITCVGVAGVLLAPLYPVYPTAGLQFVLIAYVVVVLGGLGDMPGAVLGSLIVAAVEVVGSYVVGTAWKEVLYFLLFIGILVVRPAGIFGQRGAERLGV; the protein is encoded by the coding sequence ATGCGCGACCTCGCCCAGCTCCTGACCTCGACGATCCTCCTCGGGGGCATCTACGCCCTCATCGCCGTCGGGCTCACCCTCATCTTCGGCGTCATGCGGGTCGTCAACTTCGCCCACGGCGAGTTCCTCATGCTCGGCATGTACCTGACGTTCTGGACCTTCACGCTTCTGGCCCTCGACCCCTACGTCGCGCTGGTCGCCGCGCTGCCCGTCCTCGGCCTGGTCGGCTGGGTGACCTACCGGCTGGTGATGAGAGGGGTGATCCACACCTCCCACAACGTGCAGATCTTCACCACGGTGGGGCTCTCCATCGCGCTGCAGAACGCGGCGCTGGTCCTGTGGACCGGCGACTTCCGCTTCGTTCGGGCCGGCCACTACGCGGCGGTGCTGCGGCTCGGCGACGCCGCCTTCAACGTGGGCCAGGTCGTGGCCTTCGCGGTGGCGGCCATCCTCACGGCCACGCTCTTCGCGTTCATGAAGTGGTCCTACACCGGACGCGTGATGCGCGCGACCGCCCAGGACCGGGAGGCCGCCGCGGTCATGGGGATCGACACCGACCGCGTCTACGGGGCCACCTGGACCATCGGGATCACGTGCGTGGGGGTGGCCGGCGTCCTCCTGGCCCCGCTCTATCCGGTGTACCCGACGGCCGGGCTCCAGTTCGTCCTGATCGCCTACGTGGTGGTCGTCCTCGGCGGACTGGGCGACATGCCGGGCGCGGTCCTGGGGAGCCTGATCGTGGCGGCAGTCGAGGTCGTCGGCTCCTACGTGGTGGGGACGGCCTGGAAGGAGGTGCTCTACTTCCTCCTGTTCATCGGCATCCTGGTGGTCCGCCCGGCCGGGATCTTCGGCCAGCGGGGCGCCGAGCGCCTGGGGGTCTGA